The Mangrovibacterium diazotrophicum DNA window AAATGCTTCTTCCACTTCATTCATAAAAAAGAAGGGACTGACAAAAGCCAGCCCCATCATCTTACATTCCTCTCTTAAGCATTGAGATTTCTATTCGTATAAGAACGTGTACGTCTCATTAGATCCGGCAGCCGGATAGCCACCGCCGATATACGTCTTAACAATCGATGTAATGTTACCATCGTTGTCGGTTTCGTACTGATAAACCGGAGTGTACAAATAGGCATATGAGCTGGCACCAACCGTTTCCAACGGAATATATTTGTTCCACAACAGATCACGATAAACGTTCAACATGATGGAATTATCCATGTAGAACTGCGGGAAGCCTTCAACGTAGGTTGGCATCAATACCGGGTCAAATTCAACAAACTGCTGACGACGAGAGCTGTTCTTGGCATAGGATGCTGACTGCCAGTATTCGCTGAAAATGGTCTCTCCTAAATTAAAGGGATCAGAATAAGTTACATCGGCAATTTGTTTTCCTTCGTAATAGAACTGCTCTACAGAACCATCTTCACGGTAAACAAAGCCATCAGCTAACACTTCAACATCAGACTCTGAGACTAGCTGGCCAAGATCATCATAATCAAATTCCTGCAACTCCAATGAAGCCAACTGCGTTGTTCCGTCTGTGTAGTAGAAACGGTAACGCTTGTCGTAAGAAAAAGTACCTGCAGTAGTCACCGATCTGTAAATGATCGAATCGAGCATACCTGCTTCATTGTAATAGAAGTTGTTTGTATACGACGAACCAGTTGGGAAAATGTATTCAAACCAACTCAGGCGATCTGTTCCTGCTTCATATTCCAGGTTGATGGTGTAGTTGATGCTGTTGTAGTTGGTATAATAAATCCGGTAAGGGTGTTTAATTTCGTCGGTTTTATGCAGGGTAATTTTTGTTGTTGAAACCTGACCGGTTTGATCGGCAATCACAATGTCGATCACATAGTCCTGCCCTATCTGCATATCACCGAGAAATACCAATTGCTTGAGGGTCATCTCGTAAATGGTCGTATCAACCGGGCTGAAGAAATACTGCTCTTCACCTTCAAATTGAATACTAATCGATTCCAGCGCATTCAAACCAGTTGATACCAAACCTTTCACGATATAAGCCGGAGCGGCTACCGCCAGGTTACTACCACCAACCAGTTTGATCTCGGGATACGACAGTCGTTTCACGCTGATGCGAATTCCCTGGTTGAAACTACGTGAATCGTTATCGATTACTTTTACAATGTAATTCAATACTGTGTCGTTTTCAAACTGAGTCAGGTCGACCTCGTAAGTAAACAGGAAGTTCTTCAAACCATTGAATTCGTTGATTTCCTCCAACACAGTATAGTCAACCGCATTGATCAATTCAATTACTTTCACACCGTTTGGTACTTCCATCTCCATCGAAATGTTGTAATAATCGGCCGTATCACGTCGCACTTCAACACGCTGATCAGCGATATCGAAACCGGGATCCGGGAAAGCAGGGTCGTCCTGGCACGACTGGAAACCCAATGCTCCAGCGACGCCAATCAATAGGATATATAAATATTTTTTCATGATAATTTCAGATTTTTACCGTTATTCCTCGCTGTTTAACACTTCCAAGTCCGGGTTCAGACTTTTAAAATCCACACCCCATGAGGTGAACAAATTGTACAGGGTACGCATGTTATCCTGAATGTTTGCCGGGAAAGCTGCAAGCTCGTCTGCATCGCGGTGCAACATTTCGTTGACATAACTGCGAACATCAGTTTCCAAATCAGCTACAAAGTCATAGGATGGTTTAAAGGCTTTGGTGTACTTTGTACTTGGACTGGTAGAATAGTCGTACACATTACCTAAGCCTGACGGAGAATTGTAAAAATATTGGGCATCAACAAACCCTTTTGAATAGACCCAATCCTTGTCGACAACATAAACCGTTGTTTCGTCATCGATTCCCATGTCTGTACGGTAAAGCGAATCCATTTCCTGATCGTAGTAAGCATCTTTACCTTCTGAGAATGACTCCGGAATCAGCGAGAACAGGTCATTCATCTCCATGACACGGTTAAAGAACACATAGAAATCGTCCAGAATATAGGCATCCAGATCGCGTTCCACTTCATCCGGATTGTACGCAATAACAAACGAATGGCTGTTGTACACCATCGACAAAGCACCGTAATAATAACGAGAACTTCTTGATTCAGACTCAATTAACGGATAGAGATATGTTTTACTTTCTGCGTAGATCGATTCTGCAATCAACACCTTCTTTGGGAATCTGGTGATCACTGTACTCGCCGGATCAAAACGCTGGAAGATCGCCGTATCTACGAAAGCAATCGCCGCGTTCACGTATTCTTCGTAATAGGCAACAGTATCCGGACTCATATTTCCCAGCGAGTCCAGGTAGATTGATTTGATCTCCGGAATTTCAACCGATCCCCACAAGGCCGAAACATCAGCTTCCTGGGCAGTATAGGCGAAATCCAGGGTATCATCATATTCGTACAGGACGCCCACGTTGAATTTCTCGTAAATATCCTTAACAGTCGCATTGGTCAAATCAACTTGTGAAGCAACGCGGTCAACATCAGCATAGGATGGTTCCAGGATATCTTCATCCTTTTGGCAAGAATACAGAATCCCCACCAACAGTATATATAAAATCCAATTCTTAGTCATAATCATTTACTTTTTTGGGTTACTGCTTTTACGCGTTACGGAATAATAATTTCTTCATCAATGGTTGGTATTTTTTCATACCGTTCATTATTCCGGATCAAAGGGTTGTTCTCACGTTCCTTCAGCGGAATTGGCAGCGTGTAGTTCGGATCGTCCGACAACAGCGTATAGGTCTCAGTTCCCAGTTTAGCACCACTGGCGTTGATTAATGTAAATACGTGTTTAATCTCGGGGCGGTTAGCCATACGGCGCAGGTCGAACCAGCGGTGATGATCTTCAAAACACAGTTCTTTCCGGCGATCAGTCAATACAAAGTCCAGTACTTCTGCAGCATCAGTCGGGTAAGATACCACCGACGGATCGCTGTAACGTACGGCATGTAGTGCTTTCATGTCGCTCACAGCGCTGGCAACATCGCCCATCTCGGCGTAAGCTTCAGCTCTGTTCAGGTAAGCCTCGCCAACACGCAGGTTTGCAAACCCAAGTGAAGTGTAGCTTCCCTTTTGATATTTTAGCGTGAAATAGTTGTATTTACCTGTACCATCGTCAATTGCATCAAAGAAGGCATCTTTCCGATTATCTTCGTCATCATACAAATTAATTAACTCCTTGCTGGCGTGGTACGAGTACTCCTGAACTTTACCAAACGAGTCGTAAAGTGAAAACACGGGATTCGTTGCATAGTATGAATAAAGAATTTCTTTGTTCGACGTGTCAACAAACGGGCTCGAAGCCGACACCTTCGACAAACTACCGCTGGCAATTACACGGCCTGCATATTCAATACATTCGCTCCATTCTTGTTGGTAAAGCTTCACTCGCGACATCAACAAGTCGCAGGCAGCAACACCCGGGTGCCAGATCGACGTTGTCAATCCACTTGCTTCCAACAGCTGGCGTGCTTCGGTCAAATCAGCCTCAATTAAGGCGTAACCTTCGGCTACGGTGTTACGGTTGTATGTTTCTTCAACACCAATATCGTCGCGCAACGGAACGCCCAAATCAACGTCGGCAGATGCAGCATTAAAAGGCTGTCCGTAGAGGTTCAACAGGTTGAAGTACGACAGTGCCCGAATGAAGTAGGCTTCACCTTTCACCTGATCGATTTCGGATTGCTCACCCATAGCATCGTCGATCAATTCGATGACGTAGTTTGCGATGGCAATATCTTCGTACATATACTGCCAGGCTTCATTGATGTAGGTTATTTCATTTCCTTCTTCATCAATTTCAATCTCGCGCTGCCAGGTATAAGTCGTTTTCTGGTCAAATTTATCCAAGGTAGTCATTTTCGAATCTTCGACCATATTGTCTGTCATGTAGTCGATTTGGTCAAAAATCGGATATTGATAGTTGAATTCGTTCAATAACAGGGCGGCGTAGTGATCCGTTTTTTCCGGCACCAACAAATCCTGATCAACTTCATCGAGGAAGCCGCTACACCCGAAAAACGGGACAAGGATTAATGTGTATAATAATTTTTTCATCATTCTCTTGTTTTAGAAAGTCATGTTTAAACTGAAACTGTAAGTTGGCAAGTTCGGCATACCAATACCGCTCACCTGATCCGGATCCTGGCCTTTCAATTTTTTGTCGAATGCCCAAACAGCCAGGTTACTTCCCTGCACGCCAAGGTTCAGGTTTTTAATTCCTGTTCCGTTCAATAGTTTCGTTGGAACATTGTAGTTCACCGAGATTGACTTCAAGCGGATATGGTCTGCGCTAACAGTTCTCACATCGCTGTAGTCGTACATCCACCAGGCATTTTTACCTTCCGGTACTGCATAACCATAGTTGGTTACATAAACCTTATCGTATCCGTCAGCCGCTGCTGTATTCGATCCGGTAAAAGTCATGTTGTTATCAGTTAATGCCGGAATGTCGGTGAAGTTTTCGTCGCCAGGTTGCTGCCATCTGTTGTTGAACTCGCTGTTCATATTTTGGTAGGGCAACGGCAAGCTTTGGTTTCCGTTGTAAAGTTTCAGCAAACGGGTTTTGTAACCCAATTTATAAGTGAAGTTGGCTGTCAAACTCAGGTTACCGTATCTCACCTGCGTTCCGAAACCACCGTAGTACAAGGGGACGCGACTTCCTTCGTAAACCAACATGGCTTCCAATTGCTCTTCACGAGTCATGTTCTCTTCAACCAGATGTTTGAAGGTTGGCAAACCTTCCGAGCTCAATCCGTCAAACTGGTACGAGAAGAATCCATTGGTCGGGAAGCCTTTGCGGTAAATAGAACCCGCCAGGTAATCCGTTGCTGTCAACGATTTTTCTGCTCCGTCTTCAAAACCTTCCAACACACGGTCGTGGTCGTAAGAGAAGTTGGCGTTCGTGCTCCAGGAGAATTTATTGTGTTTGATATTCACGGTACGAATACTGAATTCGTAGCTGCTTACATCTTTACTTCCCGAGTTGTAGTATTGAACTGAACTACCGTTAACCAGCGAAACCGGACGGCTTTGAATCAGGTCTGTACTTTTCGAGTATGCATAGTCAAACGCACCTGACACCCGGTTATCCAGAACACTGAAGTTCAACCCAAGGTTAAGCGTTTCCGTCTTTTCCCAACGCAGGTTAGCGTTCGGGAACTCCGACAAAGATGCTACGTTCTCCGGGTAATAAACTGAATTGAAACGTCCGTAGTCACTAATCAACAAATAAGGACTGGCTGACGGCATGGTTCCGCGAACCCCGTATGATGCACGAAGCGCCAGTTCACTGAACAATTGCATATCGTTCATGAACGATTCGTTGTGGATATTCCAACGGGTAGATGCCGACCAAGCCGGTTTGAATTTGTAACGTTCGTATTGTCCGAACGTATTTGAACCATCACTACGCATGTTGAAGTTGAAAACATAGCGATTGTCATACACATAGTTGGCAATACCAAAGAATGACAAGGAGTTTTTGGTCTTGTCCGTGATCGTTGGGTAAATAGAAACGCCACCGCTGTTAGTCAACCAGGCGAAAGCCGCATCGTAATCGTAGTTTGCAAAATCCAAGCCTCCAACCGATGTTGAACTAGATGGCTGATCCAGCGTGATAAATCCACGGCCCTGGTAGTGATTGTATCCGGGCACCGTGAAACCGGTAGCTCCCCAGTAGTTTACCGAACGGGCTTCCTGCCCCAGGTTCACGTTCAACACATGCTTCTCGCCAAAAACACGGTTGTAGTTCAACTGGTTGGTAATACCGTAAGTATCCTGGCTTACCATACCGCCTGAATAAATTCCTCCGAAAGGAACGTAACCGGCATCATCCGTATTTTCAGCGATCATATCTTCGAACTCGTCATAGGTACGAAGCTGAGCGATGTAATAGGTATCTTCTGTAATCCATTGTTCCGTTAAGTTGGTCGTGTTGCGATAACTTGCCAACGAAGTCAAACGGAAGTTTTTCAAAAAGTCCCAACGGATTTGGGCTGAAACCGCAAAATCTTTGTTGGTGATATTGCGCTCCGAGTTATCCAATTCACGCAAAATATTGTAGCGACCATACACGTCATTTCCGTAAATCGCTTTTTGCTGGTAGAAATATTCACCGTCCTGATCGTAGATCGGAACCGTGCGGGCAGTATAATAAGCTTCGTCAAATACGTTGATAGAAGTGTGGTTGTAAGTTGCTTTTTGAACCGAGCCACTCACTTTGAACTGCAACAAAATATTCTTTCTCAAATCCAGGTCGAGGTTTGAACGAGCTGTGATACGATTCAAGTCTACACCTTTCTCAGTACCTTGCTGATCATCGTAACCCATCGAGAAATAATACCGGGCAGTTTTGCTACCACCACTGGCGCTTACAGCATGTTGCTGACTGATAGAAGGACGGTACAATTCTCCGAACCAGTCGGTGTTCAAGGTTTCCAGGTACGAAACCTGATCCTGGAAAGCCTGGAAATCGTAAGTACCATCCCAGTAGTTCATTAAAGCACCTTCGTAGCCTAAGCGGTCAATGTTTTCGTAGTTCGAGCCGAAACCAAGGTTACGCTCGTACATTTCGCGCGAAACGGCGATACGATCTTTCGAGTTCATCAATTTAAAATCAGAATACTGCGGTGCTTGCACAACACTTAAACCACCGGAGTAAGAAATTGAAGCAGAACCTTCGTGGCCCCGTTTAGTCGTAACTACGATTACACCGTTGGCAGCGCGTGTACCGTAAATTGCAGTTGCCGACGCATCTTTCAATACGTCAATCTGTTCAATATCACTTGGGTTAATACCGGTTAAGGCATTACCGATCAGGTTGATATTATCGAAACTGTTGATTTCGTCAGCAGTCAAAGTCACCGGATCTTCGTAGATCACACCATCGATTACCCAAAGCGGGCTTTGGTTTCCGGTGAATGTACTACCACCGCGCACACGAACTTTTGTAGCAGCTCCCGGAGTTGCAGAGATGTTTGAAATCATCAAACCGGTTGCTTTACCTTCCAGCATTTGATCAACATTCAATGCACCAATCAGTTCCATGTCTTCCGCTTTAATAGTAGAAATAGAACTGGTCAGTTCGCGCTTGTCAATCACCTGGTAACCGGTCGCCACAACTTCGCCTACCTCGCGGATATCCTGCTGCATTTTGATATCAAATTCAACAACTTTTCCTTCTCCAATCGGAACTTCCTGAGTCACATAACCAATAAAAGAGAAAATCACAGCCTCCTTGCGTTCAGGAAGTATCAAGCGAAATTCACCATCCTGGTTTGTTGCTCCACCGAGGATACTGTTTTTGATGACAATGTGCACGCCGGGCAGGGGTTCGCCTGTTTCGGCATCCGAAACTTTACCCGAAATCGTCACTCGTGTGTCTTGTTGCGATTCCTGGTTGGAGTCACTCTTCGTCTTGATCACAATCACGTCATCAACCAGGGTGTAGGTGATATTGGTGCCCGAAAAAACTTCGTCCAATACCTCCTTTACGGTGACATCTGATTTACTCAGCGTGATCTCGCTCAGTTCCGACAGGTTATCTTCGTTGAAGAAGAAACTGTAATCACACTGTCGTTTGATCTCATCAAACAATTGAGATGCCGAAGCATCTTTTACATCCAAGGTCACCCTTTTGTTCTGCGAGTAGGTGCGAGCTGACACCGACATCGCAACGCAAAAAACAAGAATGAAAGTTAACCTCATAATACGCCACATTTTTTTTGGCACACCTGTAGCCAGGAGAGCCATAGGTAATCTCATTTTTTTCATAGATTTGTATTGCAATTAACTAATAAAGTATTCGTAACAGGATGCTTTTCGGGAAGGTGTGCCACCACCTTCCTTTTTTTATTTTGTTACGGTAAGTATTTTATCATCTGACATTTCCACATGCACAGAAGTCTCTGTTTCCAATATCTTAAGCAAACTATTCATGTTTTTATAGCGAGGTAAATCGCCTGTGAAGTGAATAGCCTTCACCGATTCATCTTCAATCTTAATTTGAACATCGTACCAGCGTGCAACTGTTTTCAACAGCGATTCCAGCGGTTCGTTGCGAAATACGAAACGACCGTCCTTCCAGGCAGTGTAAACATGCGTATCGACCTGGCTGATTTTTGCTGCCGAAGTTTCGGTGTTCAAAACCAGCTGATCGTTGGGCGCCAAATAGGTCACCTCAGTGCCTTTGTCCGAGTTCTTATATTCTACTTTTACTTTTCCTTCAACCAGGGTAGTTACAATACTCTCATCGTCAGAGTACGCCGACACATCAAATTGCGTGCCCAAAACCTCAATTGTCTGAGACGGAGTCGATACGGTAAACGGTTTGTCCTTGTTGTGGGCAACTTCGAAATAGGCTTCCCCTTTCAGATTTACATGACGCTCGTTAGGTGAAAAAGGCACCGTATAGGTCAATTCCGACTCAGAGTTCAGCCAAACCCGGCTGCCATCAGGCAACACCAACTGGTACTCGCCACCGCGAGGAATGCTCAGGCGGTTTGTTACATATTTAGCCTTTGCCGCTGTCTCTTTATTTTCGGCTACCTGGCTGTCGTTGTAAACCAGCACGCCTTCGTTGTTCTCGATCTTTACATCTCCTTCGTCGATTGACTTGGCGTCTGCTGCTTTAAGGTCGATCACCTGCCCGTTATCCAAAAACAACTGCGCATTTTTCGATCCGGGCTCGATGCTCACTTCTGCCAATGCCAGCTTTTGCGGCTTTTCAGTAGTCAACTTCCAAACAATACCGATACTCACAGCCAACACCAACATCGCTGCAACAGCAGAAACTGTCCGGATAATATTAAGACGGATTACCTTCTTCCGGGTTGTCGTTCGCTGCATCCGGTTTAAGTACATTGTCCATTGCGTCGAAACATCCAAATTGTCCATTTGCTTGTTCCACGCATCAAACGCCCCGGGTTGAAGAATATCAGCTTCAACTTTCCGGTTATCGCCCGCTTCTTCCCATTTTTGCAAATCTCGCAGTTGCTCTTCAGTAAGCATTCCCAGCATTTTTCGAGCAAGTAATCCTGCGATCTTTATTTGTTCCTTTACTTTTGTCATCACACGATCAGGTTAACTAACAATTTGAGACCTTTTGCATGTAAGACCGAAACAACCGCAAAGGCGGGTGACAAGAAATGTAAATATTTTTTAACGGAAGTTAATGAGATTGAAATAAAGGATCATAATCAACTCATCATCAAGCATATCCCGAAGTGAACGATAGGCTCTTTTTTTTACAGTTTTTACCGTATTAATTGTAATCCCCATTTGATCGGCGATGTCCTGGTTGGAAAACCCCTGTAACATGAGGTTCATAACCTCAACGGCCTGCGGCGATAGCTCACTGATGGCGTATCGAAGTATTTGGTAAGTTTCTTCGCGAAGAAGCTCGTTTAGAAACTCTTTTTCAGGAAGATGCAGAGCGGCATCCACCGACGAATTCTGGACCTTGTTTTCCTTTTGAATGAGATTCAGACAGGCATTTTTGACCAAAACATACAAATAAGCACGCAAAGCATGCTCACTGCTAAACTCCTCCTGATCTTTCTCCCAAAGTTTTACAAAAGCATCCTGGGCTACGTCCTTGCCCTTGTCCTCGTCCTTTAATATCCGGGAAGCCAACATGCACATAGGCGGAAACAGGCGTTCAAACATTTGCTTAAACTCCTGGCTATCATATGCTATAACTTTACCGGATACTTTCATAAACGAACATCAAACAATCTCCAATCTTCAATTCTTATAAAATCAAAAACATCAGAAATTGTTTTCAATTGGATTATTTATTCGAACGCGAAGATAATATTTACGAAACTACCTGCAATTTGAGATAAAAAAATAAAACCTGCCACCGGAAACGATACATATTTCTGCAAAAGCTTTCAAAATGTTGGAAAATTGTGCAAACGATTCGTGTAAAATACAGAGCCCATTAACCATCCGGTTTCACCAATAAAGAGCAAATCGTGATTCTCAACTTTAATAGTTTAGAAAAAGAGCTCTGACATCGGCGACATCAGAGCTCTTTCATTTTTATGCAAAATTAACACCTCTCCTTTTAACGAAAAACGACCACCCCGAATCGGAAGAATCGGGCATGGTCGTTTCGGGAAGGTTTGTTGGTATTGATCGGTTATTTCAATTCAAATGAAGTGTGTAATCCTTCGGCCGAACTCGGTCCTACCCAAAGATCGAAGTCGCCGGGCTCCGCCAAAAATTTGCCTTCGCCGTTGTAAAAGCCAAGTTCTTTTTGTGTAAGCACAAAGCTTACCGCAATTGTCTCCCCTGCCTTTATCATTCTTTTCTCAAAGCCTTTCAACTCTTTTACCGGCCGCACAATGCTGGCTACCCGATCCCGGATGTAAAGCTGCACGACTTCCTCGCCGTCAACTGCGCTCACATTGCTCACCTGAACGGTTACCTCAAATTTAC harbors:
- a CDS encoding RagB/SusD family nutrient uptake outer membrane protein, producing MKKLLYTLILVPFFGCSGFLDEVDQDLLVPEKTDHYAALLLNEFNYQYPIFDQIDYMTDNMVEDSKMTTLDKFDQKTTYTWQREIEIDEEGNEITYINEAWQYMYEDIAIANYVIELIDDAMGEQSEIDQVKGEAYFIRALSYFNLLNLYGQPFNAASADVDLGVPLRDDIGVEETYNRNTVAEGYALIEADLTEARQLLEASGLTTSIWHPGVAACDLLMSRVKLYQQEWSECIEYAGRVIASGSLSKVSASSPFVDTSNKEILYSYYATNPVFSLYDSFGKVQEYSYHASKELINLYDDEDNRKDAFFDAIDDGTGKYNYFTLKYQKGSYTSLGFANLRVGEAYLNRAEAYAEMGDVASAVSDMKALHAVRYSDPSVVSYPTDAAEVLDFVLTDRRKELCFEDHHRWFDLRRMANRPEIKHVFTLINASGAKLGTETYTLLSDDPNYTLPIPLKERENNPLIRNNERYEKIPTIDEEIIIP
- a CDS encoding SusC/RagA family TonB-linked outer membrane protein, which encodes MRLTFILVFCVAMSVSARTYSQNKRVTLDVKDASASQLFDEIKRQCDYSFFFNEDNLSELSEITLSKSDVTVKEVLDEVFSGTNITYTLVDDVIVIKTKSDSNQESQQDTRVTISGKVSDAETGEPLPGVHIVIKNSILGGATNQDGEFRLILPERKEAVIFSFIGYVTQEVPIGEGKVVEFDIKMQQDIREVGEVVATGYQVIDKRELTSSISTIKAEDMELIGALNVDQMLEGKATGLMISNISATPGAATKVRVRGGSTFTGNQSPLWVIDGVIYEDPVTLTADEINSFDNINLIGNALTGINPSDIEQIDVLKDASATAIYGTRAANGVIVVTTKRGHEGSASISYSGGLSVVQAPQYSDFKLMNSKDRIAVSREMYERNLGFGSNYENIDRLGYEGALMNYWDGTYDFQAFQDQVSYLETLNTDWFGELYRPSISQQHAVSASGGSKTARYYFSMGYDDQQGTEKGVDLNRITARSNLDLDLRKNILLQFKVSGSVQKATYNHTSINVFDEAYYTARTVPIYDQDGEYFYQQKAIYGNDVYGRYNILRELDNSERNITNKDFAVSAQIRWDFLKNFRLTSLASYRNTTNLTEQWITEDTYYIAQLRTYDEFEDMIAENTDDAGYVPFGGIYSGGMVSQDTYGITNQLNYNRVFGEKHVLNVNLGQEARSVNYWGATGFTVPGYNHYQGRGFITLDQPSSSTSVGGLDFANYDYDAAFAWLTNSGGVSIYPTITDKTKNSLSFFGIANYVYDNRYVFNFNMRSDGSNTFGQYERYKFKPAWSASTRWNIHNESFMNDMQLFSELALRASYGVRGTMPSASPYLLISDYGRFNSVYYPENVASLSEFPNANLRWEKTETLNLGLNFSVLDNRVSGAFDYAYSKSTDLIQSRPVSLVNGSSVQYYNSGSKDVSSYEFSIRTVNIKHNKFSWSTNANFSYDHDRVLEGFEDGAEKSLTATDYLAGSIYRKGFPTNGFFSYQFDGLSSEGLPTFKHLVEENMTREEQLEAMLVYEGSRVPLYYGGFGTQVRYGNLSLTANFTYKLGYKTRLLKLYNGNQSLPLPYQNMNSEFNNRWQQPGDENFTDIPALTDNNMTFTGSNTAAADGYDKVYVTNYGYAVPEGKNAWWMYDYSDVRTVSADHIRLKSISVNYNVPTKLLNGTGIKNLNLGVQGSNLAVWAFDKKLKGQDPDQVSGIGMPNLPTYSFSLNMTF
- a CDS encoding FecR family protein — translated: MTKVKEQIKIAGLLARKMLGMLTEEQLRDLQKWEEAGDNRKVEADILQPGAFDAWNKQMDNLDVSTQWTMYLNRMQRTTTRKKVIRLNIIRTVSAVAAMLVLAVSIGIVWKLTTEKPQKLALAEVSIEPGSKNAQLFLDNGQVIDLKAADAKSIDEGDVKIENNEGVLVYNDSQVAENKETAAKAKYVTNRLSIPRGGEYQLVLPDGSRVWLNSESELTYTVPFSPNERHVNLKGEAYFEVAHNKDKPFTVSTPSQTIEVLGTQFDVSAYSDDESIVTTLVEGKVKVEYKNSDKGTEVTYLAPNDQLVLNTETSAAKISQVDTHVYTAWKDGRFVFRNEPLESLLKTVARWYDVQIKIEDESVKAIHFTGDLPRYKNMNSLLKILETETSVHVEMSDDKILTVTK
- a CDS encoding RNA polymerase sigma factor; its protein translation is MKVSGKVIAYDSQEFKQMFERLFPPMCMLASRILKDEDKGKDVAQDAFVKLWEKDQEEFSSEHALRAYLYVLVKNACLNLIQKENKVQNSSVDAALHLPEKEFLNELLREETYQILRYAISELSPQAVEVMNLMLQGFSNQDIADQMGITINTVKTVKKRAYRSLRDMLDDELIMILYFNLINFR